A single genomic interval of Cucumis sativus cultivar 9930 chromosome 5, Cucumber_9930_V3, whole genome shotgun sequence harbors:
- the LOC101209775 gene encoding serine/threonine-protein kinase PITSLRE, whose translation MDPPTSYRSRRTTNKSDLYSTVVIHSNSDSDSDNNPDHRNPHRRPRPPTEGQDLYATMLYKDVDKPRDEDDDDDSSLPPLLKRLPKDFGGGAPIGYEDDDAFDFDQDTEDFGTMIVKTDRNRPRNRSVSSSVSTNPRTSPLPFVNFQQGSPGKRDGSDEVEDSEEEDDGDGYSTFVVRSTARSRNRESVSGTVVRRTGGSRSGSRDGGGGLDGSTMGRAVASMQGMGELGFGKQRKGNGSPMSEEDGGRIRSKVSSSSIPESITREDPHSKYELLNELGKGSYGAVYKARDIKTSELVAIKVISLCEGEEGYEEIRGEIEMLQQCSHPNVVRYLGSYQGEEYLWIVMEYCGGGSVADLMNVTEEALEEYQIAYICREALKGLTYLHSIFKVHRDIKGGNILLTEQGDVKLGDFGVAAQLTRTMSKRNTFIGTPHWMAPEVIQESRYDGKVDVWALGVSAIEMAEGLPPRSAVHPMRVLFMISIEPAPMLEDKEKWSLLFHDFVAKCLTKDPRSRPAASEMLKHKFIEKCRCGASAMLPKIEKARKIRTLMAQQAQSIAPDASGDGTIVAANLNQDYGDTVPSKPQNIGLQVASEIAGSELVAEGTFGTVIVHDGDENDKVASQLDIGIAEPPTGSLRNESLSINVTRVDSSVRTGGIVNNILDGKSDPTMPASLPSFLGIHELSTLKSETVSRKSFALQDKLWSIYAAGNTVPIPFLRATDISPIALLSDNVLGGVQHDNRGTVAVETLQELFTGDGQSKKGRRGQNEMPLPPSVYQRLTSSPTLLNLAQALAYHRMCYEDMPLQELQATQEQQTIQNLCDTLRTILRL comes from the exons CAACCTCCTACCGTAGTCGTCGAACCACCAACAAATCTGACCTCTACTCCACAGTGGTCATCCATTCCAATTCCGATTCCGACTCCGACAACAACCCCGACCATCGGAATCCTCACCGTCGACCAAGGCCACCGACCGAAGGACAAGACCTTTACGCCACAATGCTCTACAAGGATGTTGATAAGCCTCGGGATGAAGACGATGACGATGATTCTTCTCTCCCTCCTCTCCTCAAACGCCTTCCCAAGGATTTCGGCGGTGGAGCCCCAATTGGCTACGAGGATGACGatgcttttgattttgatcaGGATACTGAAGACTTCGGTACCATGATCGTCAAGACGGATAGGAATCGTCCTCGTAATCGCTCTGTGTCTTCCTCAGTTTCTACCAATCCTCGAACTTCGCCGTTACCGTTTGTGAACTTTCAGCAGGGGAGCCCCGGGAAGAGAGATGGTAGTGATGAAGTCGAGGATAGTGAGGAGGAAGATGATGGTGATGGATATTCTACGTTTGTGGTGAGGTCGACGGCGAGGTCGCGGAACAGAGAATCAGTTAGTGGGACTGTTGTTCGAAGGACTGGTGGTAGTCGCAGTGGTTCCAGAGATGGAGGCGGAGGACTTGATGGGTCCACGATGGGCAGGGCGGTGGCGAGTATGCAAGGTATGGGAGAGTTAGGGTTTGGGAAACAGAGGAAGGGGAATGGATCACCGATGAGTGAGGAGGACGGTGGTCGGATACGCAGTAAGGTATCGTCGAGTTCGATTCCAGAAAGCATCACCAGGGAAGATCCACATTCTAAGTATGAATTGCTCAATGAACTTG GAAAGGGGTCCTATGGGGCTGTATATAAAGCAAGAGATATTAAGACCTCTGAGCTGGTTGCTATCAAGGTCATTTCTTTGTGTGAAGGG GAGGAAGGATATGAAGAAATTCGTGGTGAAATTGAGATGTTGCAGCAATGCAGTCATCCAAATGTTGTCCGCTATCTTGGGAGCTATCAAGGAGAAGAGTATCTATGG ATAGTAATGGAGTACTGTGGGGGTGGCAGTGTTGCTGACTTGATGAATGTTACCGAGGAAGCTTTAGAGGAATATCAGATTGCATATATCTGTAGGGAGGCACTGAAG GGTCTCACTTATCTTCATTCAATATTCAAAGTTCACAGAGATATCAAGGGtggtaatattttgttaactGAGCAAGGGGATGTCAAGTTGG GTGATTTTGGAGTTGCAGCTCAGCTGACTAGGACCATGTCAAAGCGCAATACA TTCATTGGCACTCCACATTGGATGGCTCCAGAAGTTATTCAGGAAAGTCGATATGATGGGAAG gTGGATGTGTGGGCCCTTGGTGTTTCTGCTATTGAAATGGCTGAG GGGCTTCCTCCAAGATCTGCAGTGCATCCAATGAGg GTTTTATTCATGATATCAATTGAGCCAGCTCCAATGCttgaagacaaagaaaaatg GTCCTTGCTGTTCCATGACTTTGTTGCAAAGTGTCTGACAAAAGATCCTCGTTCACGCCCTGCTGCTTCTGAAATGTTGAAG CACAAATTCATTGAGAAATGCAGATGTGGGGCGTCGGCAATGTTGCCCAAGATTGAAAAAGCTAGGAAAATCAGGACTTTAATGGCTCAACAAGCACAAAGTATTGCTCCAGATGCATCAGGAGATGGT ACAATAGTAGCTGCAAATTTGAATCAAGATTATGGAGATACTGTTCCTTCAAAGCCTCAGAATATTGGACTTCAGGTAGCAAGTGAAATAGCAGGCTCTGAACTTGTAGCAGAAG GTACTTTTGGCACTGTAATAGTCCATGATGGAGATGAGAATGATAAGGTGGCCTCTCAACTGGATATAGGCATTGCTGAACCACCAACTGGTTCCTTACGCAATGAGAGCCTATCCATTAACGTAACTAGAGTTGACTCTAG TGTGCGTACAGGAggaattgtaaataatattcttGATGGAAAATCGGATCCCACCATGCCTGCATCTTTACCTTCATTTTTGGGTATTCATGAGCTTAGCACATTGAAGAGTGAAACTGTCAGCCGGAAATCATTTGCTCTGCAGGACAAG CTCTGGTCCATTTATGCAGCGGGTAATACTGTGCCCATTCCGTTCTTGAGGGCTACTGACATATCCCCCATTGCTTTGTTATCTGACAACGTCCTTGGAGGTGTGCAGCATGACAATAGGGGTACTGTAGCTGTGGAAACGCTTCAGGAACTTTTCACCGGTGATGGACAATCAAAAAAGGGTCGTAGGGGACAAAATGAG ATGCCTCTTCCACCCAGTGTTTATCAAAGACTTACTTCAAGTCCAACACTATTGAACCTTGCCCAGGCTTTAGCTTACCACAGAAT GTGTTACGAAGATATGCCACTTCAAGAGTTGCAGGCAACTCAAGAACAACAAACCATTCAAAATCTTTGTGATACTCTGAGAACTATCCTCCGATTGTAG